One window of the Sphaerochaeta associata genome contains the following:
- the abc-f gene encoding ribosomal protection-like ABC-F family protein, with product MNVLSLESVSKTLKDEPLFEGVSFGLEEGDHVALIGRNGQGKSTFLKLIAGQIVCDSGTIAMKNGTDLVMLDQRVQFEEGATVASYLYDGQGVRIETYRAYRQALESEHNEAVLAHLTEQMELLGAWNLENDYASLLGELGLYDIQDQRMDTLSGGMQKKVAIARVLCAKPTMLLLDEPTNHLDIQTIEWLEQYLKNSSATIILVTHDRYFLDSVCSAILEMDNASIFLHPGSFSSYLERREERLERLQKEQDRIKTVLRRELEWLKRGPKARTGKDSGRKDRIEALLASQSATGDEAMQRFSSQNRRMGKKILEAKHLSKRYGDQVVIQDFSFSFIKGARIGVVGPNGSGKSTLLDLLCGYLEPDEGSLDVGVNTVFAYYDQGGRALTSDKIILEYVEDIAERVTLGPNQVVSAAKFLELFGFPASMHRQSIASLSGGEKRRLYLVSRLLANPNFLLLDEPTNDLDLPTMENLEQYIQDFAGCTLIVSHDRAFLDLTCDELFILADDGSVTYETMRYSQWRERENEKPAKAVQPVQPPPVQNKRNEKKGLSFRQQKEFEELESTMESMQQRLGELEASFADAKPTKEGTLAERTEKYHALRSELENLEDRWLELAQKS from the coding sequence ATGAATGTACTCTCTCTGGAATCTGTATCCAAAACACTGAAGGATGAACCACTCTTTGAAGGAGTCAGCTTCGGTTTGGAAGAAGGCGACCATGTTGCTCTCATCGGACGCAACGGCCAAGGGAAATCCACCTTTCTCAAGCTTATCGCCGGCCAAATCGTCTGCGACAGCGGAACCATTGCCATGAAAAACGGTACCGATTTGGTCATGCTCGACCAGAGAGTTCAGTTCGAAGAGGGTGCTACCGTAGCAAGCTACCTGTATGACGGACAAGGGGTGCGCATTGAGACCTATCGTGCTTACCGTCAGGCGTTGGAAAGCGAGCACAATGAGGCGGTGTTGGCCCATCTCACCGAGCAGATGGAGCTCTTGGGTGCTTGGAACCTTGAGAATGATTATGCCTCGCTGCTGGGAGAACTGGGTCTCTACGATATTCAGGACCAACGTATGGATACCCTTTCTGGGGGGATGCAGAAAAAGGTTGCCATTGCACGGGTTCTGTGTGCAAAACCTACCATGCTCCTGCTCGATGAACCGACCAACCACTTGGATATCCAGACCATCGAGTGGTTGGAACAGTACTTGAAAAACAGCAGTGCAACCATCATTTTGGTCACTCATGACCGCTACTTCCTTGACTCGGTGTGCTCGGCCATCCTGGAGATGGACAACGCTTCAATTTTTCTCCATCCAGGTTCTTTTTCTTCCTACCTGGAGCGAAGGGAGGAACGACTTGAACGTCTGCAAAAAGAACAGGACCGGATCAAAACCGTCCTCAGACGTGAACTTGAGTGGCTCAAGCGTGGACCTAAGGCACGTACAGGCAAGGATAGTGGAAGGAAGGACCGCATCGAAGCGTTGCTGGCCAGTCAGAGTGCAACAGGCGACGAAGCGATGCAAAGGTTCAGCTCCCAAAACCGACGCATGGGCAAGAAAATCCTTGAGGCAAAGCACCTGAGCAAACGATATGGCGATCAGGTGGTAATCCAGGACTTCTCATTTTCCTTCATCAAAGGAGCCCGAATAGGGGTGGTTGGGCCGAATGGAAGCGGCAAATCAACCTTGCTTGACCTGCTTTGCGGTTATCTGGAGCCCGATGAAGGCAGTCTGGATGTCGGAGTGAACACCGTGTTTGCCTACTATGACCAGGGCGGCAGGGCTTTGACAAGCGACAAGATCATCCTCGAATATGTCGAGGACATCGCCGAACGAGTGACATTGGGCCCCAACCAGGTGGTAAGCGCCGCCAAGTTCCTTGAGCTCTTCGGGTTTCCTGCCTCCATGCACCGACAAAGCATTGCCAGCCTCTCCGGAGGCGAGAAGCGTAGGTTGTATCTGGTTTCCAGGTTGCTGGCCAATCCAAACTTTCTCTTGCTCGACGAGCCCACCAACGACCTCGACCTTCCTACCATGGAGAACCTCGAACAGTACATCCAGGACTTTGCCGGCTGTACTCTCATTGTCAGCCATGACCGGGCATTTCTCGACCTCACCTGTGATGAGCTCTTCATCCTCGCCGATGACGGGTCGGTCACCTATGAAACCATGCGATACAGTCAGTGGCGTGAACGCGAGAATGAGAAACCTGCGAAGGCAGTCCAACCTGTCCAGCCTCCGCCTGTACAAAACAAGCGCAACGAGAAAAAGGGCTTGAGCTTCAGGCAGCAGAAGGAATTTGAAGAGTTGGAATCCACCATGGAATCGATGCAGCAACGTCTTGGAGAACTGGAAGCAAGCTTTGCTGATGCAAAACCTACCAAAGAGGGAACGCTCGCTGAGCGGACAGAGAAATATCATGCACTTCGAAGCGAACTTGAAAATCTGGAAGACCGTTGGCTTGAGCTTGCGCAAAAGAGCTGA
- a CDS encoding DMT family transporter: MEHNLIVGQLLALLTAACWAQNSIIYRHIGAKVGSDAVAHIRMWIALPMILALTYAVEGFWFPTSLSARTYVFLLASGAFGYFVTDMLLFKAYILLGSRESMVIMTLSPVVTAFFGYLLFDERLNLIQILGIFTTIAGVAVMVLLDSRRNVEKNERDTNLKGFVYAILASALQSLSFLLAKFALDETGPVSTNLLRNIGGLSCFLVFNFLYKRNAVQHFKVFRNRRYLILLILAAFAGPVLGMSSQMRAFTLAPVGIVTTITQITPILLFPFDRFILHKRLTASSLAGTFLSIAGVAVLFLAA; the protein is encoded by the coding sequence ATGGAACACAACCTAATCGTCGGGCAGCTGCTCGCCCTCTTGACCGCAGCTTGTTGGGCACAAAACTCGATCATCTACCGCCATATCGGTGCAAAGGTAGGCTCGGATGCTGTGGCCCACATCAGAATGTGGATCGCCCTTCCCATGATCCTTGCCCTCACCTACGCGGTGGAAGGTTTTTGGTTCCCAACCTCCCTTTCCGCCCGGACCTATGTCTTCCTGCTTGCAAGCGGGGCGTTCGGCTATTTCGTCACCGACATGCTTTTATTCAAGGCCTACATCCTGCTGGGAAGCAGGGAGTCGATGGTCATCATGACACTCTCTCCGGTTGTGACAGCCTTCTTCGGCTACCTTCTCTTCGATGAACGGCTGAACCTCATCCAAATACTTGGCATATTCACCACCATCGCAGGTGTTGCTGTGATGGTGCTGCTCGATTCGCGCCGAAACGTAGAGAAAAATGAGCGGGACACCAACCTCAAGGGATTTGTATATGCAATCCTTGCATCGGCTTTACAGTCACTCTCCTTCCTGCTGGCCAAGTTCGCCCTCGACGAAACAGGCCCGGTTTCCACCAACCTTCTGCGCAATATCGGGGGCTTATCCTGTTTCCTTGTCTTCAACTTCCTCTACAAGCGTAATGCAGTCCAGCACTTCAAGGTCTTTCGCAACCGCCGCTACCTCATTCTTCTCATCCTCGCCGCATTCGCCGGCCCAGTGCTGGGCATGTCCAGCCAGATGCGTGCTTTCACGCTCGCACCGGTCGGCATTGTCACCACCATCACCCAGATCACCCCGATTCTCCTGTTCCCTTTCGACCGTTTCATACTGCATAAACGTCTCACTGCCTCGAGTCTTGCAGGCACGTTCCTCTCGATAGCCGGGGTTGCTGTTCTCTTTTTGGCTGCATGA
- a CDS encoding efflux RND transporter permease subunit, whose protein sequence is MKLSEFSVRRPVLISMTYLLLLLVSLLFLKDLDIALYPSVEMPVLSVMVETGDAGPEEVEQQVTKIIENTVGSLEGLESITSQSSDGRAMVMLEFAYGTDLDEAANSLETLLGRMTRQLPDWAETPSVMRFDMSSSSTFMRLMLTGSMDEQALKQIAEDTISPLLLRLEGVSQVEVRGAGDTRIEVSIDPIRLEAFNLTLSDVKNALASRNVQGKVGTITQNLIEYSISLDERYTDLQSIRQTVVATIDGVPIRLEDIGTVAESLETGFDEQYLDGSAVVTLSLSNASDSNAATVAGQVTKNLIQIQNQLPEGIRLVVQQDSTSMISSTLSEVYKSAIQGVILAAVVIFLFLRNLKATLVISLSMPISIFFTLMIMSLLGITINSMSMSGLILGIGMIVDASIIILENTYTYRQQKHSSAASAILGSHNMSTAIIASTLTTICVFLPLLIYKNELEMIGIMFQDLILTVCIALFSSLIVALTLVPALSGSILRLDTRVQKPLKWRVLRTLDTWYAFMETKLEQAYAHFLSYFLRHRFLLIMLLILLLIFSLSFFEGIGMNLTPQMNADDSVTLSLTLPSGTTKEASRNELFRIQKLVMEELPADAYSQIMVQVGSTNTGSIEISLPDITEQHYTASEVKKIITPLLATNPAAVWTFGGGRGPMNSSPINISVSGSDAETLARTVNEIASVIASFVPEATNVATDLANGSPKVTIAINHQLAEELGISVSEVVSTLSSALAGSTATTITTMNVDQSYNVVVSMDGTKYSSISDLGNLLVSSKSGTVHLDSIATFSTSTAPASITRENKERVNHVTASLAEGYTADVVQQRIQTALDQHLLVSEGVTVSQGGDMQQLANYGPTLVIIFLLALVLVFAVMAAQFESLVDPFIIFATIPLLLIGVIFIHIITSQAFTLFSVVGIVALIGVVVNNGIVLVDSINQLVRQKMPVKQACLTAARTRLRPILMTTMTTILGLVPLAFFPGEGAEMMQPIALTFIGGLVTAGFLTLFLSPSLYSLLNKRREKRFFDPNSLANQLAVFDKEGR, encoded by the coding sequence ATGAAACTCAGTGAATTTTCCGTACGCAGACCGGTTCTGATCAGCATGACCTACCTCCTGCTGCTTCTTGTCTCGCTCCTCTTCCTCAAGGACCTTGATATTGCACTCTACCCTTCGGTTGAAATGCCCGTGCTTTCGGTGATGGTCGAAACAGGTGATGCAGGACCCGAAGAGGTCGAACAGCAAGTTACAAAAATCATCGAGAATACGGTGGGATCGCTTGAGGGACTTGAAAGCATCACAAGCCAATCGTCCGACGGCAGGGCGATGGTGATGCTCGAATTCGCGTATGGCACCGACCTGGATGAGGCTGCCAACAGCTTGGAAACGCTGCTCGGCAGGATGACCAGGCAGCTGCCCGACTGGGCCGAAACCCCATCGGTGATGCGATTCGACATGTCCTCATCCTCCACCTTCATGCGCCTGATGCTCACCGGATCCATGGATGAGCAAGCACTGAAACAAATCGCTGAAGACACCATATCCCCTCTCTTGTTGCGACTTGAGGGAGTAAGTCAGGTCGAAGTCAGAGGAGCAGGCGATACCCGGATTGAAGTCTCCATCGACCCGATCCGGCTCGAAGCCTTCAACTTGACGCTCTCCGATGTCAAGAATGCACTCGCCTCACGAAATGTCCAAGGAAAAGTGGGGACCATCACCCAGAACCTCATCGAATACTCCATCTCCTTGGATGAACGATACACCGATCTTCAATCCATACGGCAGACGGTAGTGGCAACCATCGACGGGGTGCCGATTCGCCTAGAGGATATCGGGACAGTGGCCGAATCTTTGGAAACCGGCTTCGATGAGCAATATCTGGATGGATCGGCTGTAGTAACACTCAGCCTTTCCAATGCTTCGGACAGCAACGCGGCCACCGTAGCCGGTCAGGTGACGAAGAACCTTATACAAATCCAAAACCAACTGCCTGAAGGCATCCGCCTGGTGGTGCAGCAAGACTCGACTTCCATGATTTCCTCCACCCTGTCAGAAGTATACAAGAGCGCCATCCAAGGGGTGATCTTGGCTGCTGTGGTGATTTTCTTGTTTCTCAGAAATCTGAAAGCAACTCTTGTCATCTCCCTGTCCATGCCGATCTCCATCTTTTTCACGCTGATGATCATGTCGCTGCTGGGCATCACCATCAACAGCATGAGCATGAGCGGCTTGATACTCGGTATCGGCATGATAGTCGATGCTTCGATCATCATTTTGGAAAACACCTATACGTATCGTCAACAAAAGCATAGCAGCGCCGCCTCAGCGATACTGGGAAGCCACAATATGAGTACGGCGATCATTGCATCCACCCTGACAACGATTTGTGTATTTCTTCCCCTCCTCATCTACAAGAACGAGCTGGAAATGATCGGCATCATGTTCCAAGACCTCATCCTCACCGTTTGCATCGCTTTATTTTCCTCGCTGATTGTGGCGCTTACCTTGGTTCCTGCTCTCAGCGGCAGCATCCTGCGTCTGGATACCCGGGTGCAAAAACCGTTGAAATGGAGGGTTCTCCGTACGCTCGATACTTGGTACGCCTTTATGGAAACCAAGCTGGAACAGGCTTACGCACACTTTCTCTCCTATTTTTTGCGCCATCGATTCCTGCTGATCATGCTGTTGATACTCTTGCTTATCTTCAGTCTCTCATTTTTCGAGGGCATCGGGATGAACCTCACGCCCCAGATGAATGCAGACGACAGCGTCACGCTCTCGCTCACCCTGCCAAGCGGAACCACCAAGGAGGCAAGCCGCAATGAGCTGTTCAGGATCCAGAAACTGGTAATGGAAGAGCTGCCCGCAGATGCATATTCACAAATCATGGTACAGGTGGGGTCCACCAATACAGGGTCGATTGAAATCAGTCTTCCCGACATTACCGAACAACACTATACTGCAAGTGAAGTCAAGAAAATCATCACTCCTCTGCTTGCAACAAATCCTGCTGCTGTATGGACTTTCGGTGGTGGTAGAGGACCAATGAACAGTAGTCCCATCAACATCAGCGTGAGCGGCAGTGATGCCGAAACACTCGCCCGGACCGTCAATGAGATAGCCTCCGTCATCGCCTCCTTCGTTCCCGAGGCGACCAATGTCGCTACCGACTTGGCAAATGGATCGCCGAAGGTGACGATTGCAATAAATCACCAATTGGCCGAGGAGTTGGGTATCTCGGTAAGCGAGGTTGTTTCAACGCTCTCCTCCGCCCTTGCCGGCTCGACCGCCACCACCATCACGACGATGAACGTCGACCAGTCTTATAATGTGGTAGTCTCCATGGATGGTACAAAATATAGTTCCATCAGCGACCTCGGGAACCTGTTGGTCAGCAGCAAAAGCGGCACCGTACATCTGGACAGCATAGCCACATTTTCAACCTCTACCGCCCCAGCCTCAATCACCCGTGAGAACAAGGAGCGGGTGAACCATGTAACTGCCAGCCTTGCAGAGGGCTATACGGCCGATGTGGTGCAGCAGAGAATCCAGACGGCCCTCGATCAACATCTGTTGGTAAGCGAAGGTGTGACTGTCAGCCAAGGCGGCGACATGCAGCAGCTTGCCAATTACGGTCCAACGCTGGTGATCATTTTCCTGCTCGCCTTGGTTCTCGTCTTCGCGGTAATGGCCGCCCAGTTCGAATCGTTGGTAGATCCTTTCATCATCTTTGCCACCATACCGCTTCTTCTCATCGGTGTCATCTTCATCCATATCATCACTTCCCAGGCGTTCACCCTCTTCTCGGTGGTCGGTATCGTCGCCCTGATCGGGGTTGTAGTCAATAACGGCATTGTCCTGGTCGACTCCATCAACCAACTGGTCAGGCAGAAGATGCCGGTCAAACAAGCATGTCTTACTGCGGCACGCACCCGGCTCAGACCCATCCTGATGACCACAATGACTACCATTCTCGGTCTTGTTCCACTTGCTTTCTTTCCCGGCGAAGGTGCTGAGATGATGCAACCCATCGCCCTCACCTTCATCGGGGGCCTGGTCACTGCAGGCTTTCTCACCCTCTTTCTCTCCCCGAGTTTGTATTCACTCTTGAATAAACGCAGGGAGAAACGATTCTTCGATCCCAACAGCCTTGCAAACCAACTTGCAGTGTTTGACAAGGAGGGAAGATAG
- a CDS encoding efflux RND transporter periplasmic adaptor subunit, giving the protein MKSSMLDRITTIILLLICLVLSVVIIARFTGGSSESGMNQPGMQARSNESSVVNVAVQEVNRTTFSRTTTLGGELTSEREAVSITSTLSGKVTEVFVTEGQTVSKGDPIAVIDPSTAGSTYKSTTVTSVMDGTVYQVSAYVGQQATNGTVLATVGKTGELVIETALSERYLATLHTGLEASFTTAAWPNEIQRAVVTHIGSKVQASNRTVKVILSPSVQDDRFKEGMFVSVTLITEKLEDVIVIPSDAITTYLGEPVVYIAEGGTAKRVAVTISVSDDNLSVITSGLSGGEQLITAGSVVEGSRIAVIKEEI; this is encoded by the coding sequence ATGAAATCATCCATGCTGGATCGTATCACAACCATCATCCTGCTTCTCATCTGCCTCGTACTCAGTGTCGTCATCATCGCTCGGTTCACCGGTGGTTCATCGGAATCCGGAATGAACCAACCGGGCATGCAGGCCCGTTCGAATGAATCGTCGGTTGTGAATGTAGCGGTGCAGGAAGTGAACCGTACTACATTCTCACGAACCACCACCCTCGGAGGCGAGTTGACCAGCGAACGCGAAGCTGTGTCGATCACCAGCACCCTTTCGGGTAAAGTAACCGAAGTGTTTGTAACCGAAGGGCAGACTGTTTCCAAAGGTGATCCAATTGCAGTAATCGATCCATCCACAGCTGGAAGCACCTATAAAAGCACCACCGTCACCAGTGTGATGGATGGGACAGTCTATCAAGTATCCGCCTATGTCGGACAGCAAGCCACCAACGGGACGGTGCTGGCCACCGTCGGGAAAACCGGGGAGTTGGTGATAGAGACAGCCTTGTCCGAACGGTATCTGGCAACGTTGCATACGGGGCTTGAGGCCTCCTTCACTACCGCAGCATGGCCTAACGAAATTCAGAGAGCCGTAGTCACACACATAGGGTCCAAGGTACAGGCATCCAATCGGACCGTCAAGGTCATCCTGTCCCCTTCTGTCCAGGATGACCGGTTCAAGGAAGGCATGTTTGTCTCGGTGACTCTCATAACCGAAAAGCTTGAGGATGTTATCGTGATTCCCAGTGATGCAATAACCACATACCTCGGAGAGCCGGTTGTCTATATTGCCGAAGGAGGAACAGCAAAGCGGGTTGCCGTCACCATCTCCGTTTCGGACGACAACCTCAGTGTGATAACCAGTGGCCTTTCAGGAGGTGAACAACTCATCACCGCAGGCTCCGTGGTTGAAGGCAGCAGGATTGCCGTCATCAAGGAGGAGATATGA
- a CDS encoding TolC family protein, with the protein MPRLRIILLVFLLVCTPLTARQLTLEQALQSATASSLTAHNAKLTLEKQLNQASINAHLPSISISAGATASTSLLEQNSSAQISPAASLSFSLSSTDRYAKASNASLAKTAQTTYSSSLQSLGMQVMRAYWNVAAAQLSYEQQKAAWKQAQASLEAMQAKYEGGRASSLAVSQAKLAFSQASLTLESRKNDYESAKQTLQTLVGYEFEETADELLDIQSLKPLADLQNLVLATSSIQLLAYKIEQAEISLKQTHATTASPILAFSASTSLASSLSTAGNSYIRDTTQIGISVSLSLDPYLPNSSSQVTLENLQQDIALAENELQQGIHAAKSEVKTLYQNLMQLEAQLQYLFEYREASEVTFAYSQAAYEAGEITYLELMESEQHMQNARLSILQQQVTYTVSLYELAYLLETDVKTIINA; encoded by the coding sequence ATGCCAAGATTACGAATCATCCTACTTGTATTCCTGCTGGTCTGCACCCCGCTCACCGCCCGGCAACTCACCCTTGAGCAAGCACTGCAAAGTGCAACAGCCTCCAGCCTGACCGCCCATAATGCAAAGCTGACCTTGGAGAAGCAGTTGAACCAAGCCTCCATCAATGCCCATCTGCCATCCATCAGCATATCGGCGGGAGCGACGGCTTCAACAAGCCTGCTTGAGCAGAACTCAAGCGCCCAGATCTCGCCTGCAGCATCCCTCTCCTTCTCGCTCTCCAGTACAGACCGATATGCAAAAGCTTCCAATGCATCGCTCGCAAAAACCGCTCAAACGACCTACAGTTCCAGCCTCCAGAGCCTAGGGATGCAGGTAATGCGGGCATACTGGAATGTAGCTGCAGCACAACTATCCTATGAACAACAAAAAGCGGCGTGGAAACAGGCACAGGCTTCGCTTGAGGCGATGCAAGCAAAATACGAAGGAGGAAGGGCCAGCAGCCTTGCAGTAAGTCAGGCCAAGCTTGCATTCTCACAAGCATCCCTTACCTTGGAGAGCCGGAAAAACGACTATGAGAGTGCCAAGCAGACTCTACAGACCCTGGTAGGCTATGAGTTTGAGGAAACCGCCGACGAGTTGCTGGACATCCAATCACTCAAGCCGCTCGCCGATTTACAGAACCTCGTACTCGCAACGTCCTCCATACAACTACTCGCATACAAGATTGAACAAGCAGAAATCTCCCTTAAGCAGACCCACGCAACCACCGCCTCTCCCATCTTGGCATTCAGTGCATCGACTTCGCTTGCAAGCTCCTTGTCGACCGCCGGTAATTCTTACATCCGGGACACCACCCAGATCGGCATTTCCGTATCACTCTCCCTTGACCCCTATCTGCCGAATTCCAGTTCTCAAGTTACTTTGGAAAATCTCCAGCAGGATATCGCCCTTGCAGAAAACGAACTGCAACAGGGTATACATGCTGCAAAATCAGAGGTAAAAACCCTCTACCAGAACCTAATGCAGCTTGAGGCGCAGCTGCAGTATCTCTTTGAGTACCGAGAGGCATCGGAAGTCACTTTCGCCTATTCCCAAGCCGCCTACGAGGCCGGTGAAATCACCTACCTGGAGCTCATGGAGAGCGAACAACACATGCAGAACGCCCGGCTTTCCATCCTGCAGCAACAAGTCACCTATACCGTATCGCTCTACGAGCTCGCATATCTTTTGGAAACCGACGTCAAAACCATCATCAATGCATAA
- a CDS encoding NAD(P)/FAD-dependent oxidoreductase, with protein sequence MHIDINLRLSPKEAADISSLKQAAAKKAGIPVRDIASVRIIRRSIDARRRPVVVDLIVRLSSTEDDAPFEAVSYCNVGESKSVIVVGAGPAGLFASLRLLELGLKPILLERGTDVHQRKKDLASLVRTGVVNEESNYSYGEGGAGAFSDGKLYTRATKRGDVSKILSQLCQHGADLDILYDAHPHIGSNKLPQVIEAIRTTILSHGGEVHFQSKVVALLRKGSVVEGVQTSDGATYFGPVVLATGHSARDMYRYLHAEGISIESKAMAMGVRLEHKQHLIDQMQYKQEEGRGLYLPAAEYSFVHQVEGRGVYSFCMCPGGFVIPAATQAGQQVVNGMSASDRKGEFANSGMVVELHPEDLPTDKFSGPLGMLEFQEALERRSFSYAQQSIKAPAQRMVDFVKHVRSKDLCESSYIPGLVNADLHALFPAFISKRLALAFEAFGRKASRFLTNDALLLASETRTSSPVRIPRDSESRMHPDHAGLFPCGEGAGYAGGIVSAAMDGVACAESVKEYLGC encoded by the coding sequence ATGCACATTGATATCAACCTCAGGCTGTCTCCCAAGGAGGCCGCCGATATTTCCTCTCTTAAGCAAGCAGCTGCAAAGAAAGCAGGTATTCCGGTACGCGACATCGCAAGTGTCCGCATCATTCGACGCAGCATAGACGCTCGTCGGCGTCCCGTAGTGGTCGACTTGATCGTCAGGCTCTCCTCGACAGAGGATGATGCGCCCTTTGAAGCGGTTTCGTACTGCAACGTCGGTGAGAGCAAAAGCGTAATTGTAGTCGGTGCGGGTCCTGCCGGTCTCTTTGCCTCGCTCAGACTGTTGGAACTGGGACTCAAACCCATCCTCCTCGAACGGGGAACCGATGTACACCAGCGCAAGAAGGATCTTGCCTCCCTGGTGCGTACCGGTGTGGTGAATGAGGAGAGCAACTACAGTTATGGTGAAGGCGGAGCCGGTGCCTTCAGCGACGGCAAGCTCTATACGCGTGCCACCAAGCGAGGAGATGTTTCCAAAATCTTAAGCCAGCTCTGTCAGCACGGAGCCGATTTGGATATTCTTTACGACGCCCATCCCCATATCGGCAGCAACAAGCTGCCCCAGGTGATCGAGGCGATACGGACTACCATTCTTTCCCATGGGGGAGAGGTTCACTTCCAAAGCAAGGTGGTCGCGTTGTTGAGGAAGGGGTCGGTGGTAGAAGGGGTGCAAACCTCTGACGGTGCAACCTATTTCGGTCCCGTTGTTCTTGCCACCGGTCACAGCGCCCGAGACATGTATCGGTATTTGCATGCTGAGGGAATCAGCATAGAGAGCAAAGCCATGGCCATGGGTGTACGCCTTGAGCATAAGCAGCACCTCATCGACCAGATGCAATATAAACAGGAAGAGGGCAGGGGGTTATACCTTCCTGCAGCTGAATACTCGTTCGTCCATCAGGTGGAGGGCCGTGGTGTTTACTCCTTCTGTATGTGTCCCGGCGGCTTCGTCATTCCTGCAGCGACGCAGGCCGGCCAGCAGGTGGTCAACGGAATGAGCGCATCGGACCGCAAGGGTGAGTTTGCCAACAGCGGCATGGTGGTCGAGCTTCATCCCGAGGATCTCCCCACCGACAAGTTCAGCGGTCCCCTGGGTATGCTTGAGTTCCAAGAAGCCCTTGAAAGACGAAGCTTTTCGTATGCGCAGCAGAGCATCAAGGCCCCGGCGCAGCGCATGGTGGATTTTGTCAAGCATGTACGTTCGAAGGATTTGTGCGAATCATCCTATATCCCCGGGTTGGTGAATGCAGATCTGCACGCCCTCTTTCCTGCCTTTATATCCAAGCGGCTTGCCCTTGCATTTGAGGCATTCGGCAGGAAGGCTTCTCGATTCTTGACCAATGATGCCCTGTTACTGGCATCTGAGACGAGAACCAGCAGCCCTGTGAGGATTCCTCGTGATTCTGAAAGCAGGATGCACCCTGATCATGCAGGTCTTTTTCCCTGTGGCGAAGGGGCCGGGTATGCCGGAGGAATTGTCAGTGCAGCAATGGATGGTGTTGCCTGTGCAGAGAGTGTGAAGGAGTATCTTGGATGCTGA
- a CDS encoding DNA-deoxyinosine glycosylase translates to MLKGFPPIHSQQSRILILGTGPSVVSSLKQQYYGHERNAFWPIMSEILQGPIETYEQKWNLLLANDIALWDVLAEFERKGSADSAYTTVIPNDLKLFIDEHAMLNRILFNGQKASDFYRRLIGYYPPAIEFQTLASTSPAYTLGFGQKLEVWRNSIVHPIQC, encoded by the coding sequence ATGCTGAAAGGCTTCCCTCCCATTCACTCGCAGCAGAGCAGGATCCTGATTCTTGGTACCGGACCGAGCGTGGTATCGAGTCTCAAGCAGCAGTATTACGGTCATGAACGCAATGCGTTCTGGCCGATTATGTCAGAAATACTCCAAGGTCCGATTGAAACCTATGAGCAGAAGTGGAATCTCCTTCTGGCTAATGATATCGCCTTGTGGGATGTCTTGGCAGAGTTTGAGCGAAAAGGCTCGGCCGACTCTGCATACACCACTGTGATACCCAACGATTTGAAACTGTTCATTGACGAACATGCCATGCTGAATCGAATTTTGTTCAATGGACAGAAAGCCTCCGACTTCTATCGTCGCCTTATCGGCTATTACCCCCCTGCCATTGAGTTTCAGACACTTGCCTCGACCAGTCCTGCCTATACACTGGGCTTTGGGCAGAAGCTGGAGGTATGGAGAAACTCAATTGTTCACCCGATACAGTGCTAG